In Musa acuminata AAA Group cultivar baxijiao chromosome BXJ2-8, Cavendish_Baxijiao_AAA, whole genome shotgun sequence, one genomic interval encodes:
- the LOC103994041 gene encoding uncharacterized protein LOC103994041 yields MGVQVGGTCLQWPQLSPTNSTALSQAAFAALVSSLGCSQRTRGCDRALASPFLGAGTAKLLKSRSLKVRRGRGRRSVDQALRRAFSASLDRFATGDDEEEEDEEFVLRLEELALELQRQQGDGSEEVTVSESWRSGGGEALSSSASFCSDSSPAPSPLPLTSKQDPSTEAPWVPVRPEPPEWPDQIVPASVEKNANSVELPLSLRIIKRKKRWEDGWFREAGESACCSVKRAFSSMVFMIREIQSYTLQMREVIFREDLQGILSRVQREMNSSFVWLFQQVFSCTPTLMVSVMLLLANFTVFSMGHLEAAAMAAPNPPTQSMVETIVVEDHRQTHHNFSIKNFSSTGRTASIGGGGGGKAKPVAGATGDGRSDDRSLSYRTILPDGVSTAPGAMNTEEGKGASGEGESEAVAGAEEQQEEEARLWKAILEEASKTQARDEALMDPETLRRFVSPVTVVLEPDDLADYLRMEIMYHQALSQDPENTLLLANFAQFLYLVLHDHDRAEHYYKRAAGTEPKDAEALSRYASFLWLARKDLVAAEETYLEAIAADPGNAVHAANYAHFLWSTGGEDTCYPPEGDNAWR; encoded by the exons ATGGGAGTTCAGGTCGGCGGGACGTGCTTGCAGTGGCCGCAGCTGTCGCCCACCAACTCCACGGCTCTCTCCCAGGCCGCCTTCGCTGCCTTGGTTTCTAGTCTCGGGTGCAGCCAGAGGACCCGTGGCTGCGACCGCGCCCTCGCCTCGCCCTTCCTCGGCGCCGGCACTGCCAAGCTGTTGAAGTCCAGATCGCTCAAGGTTCGCAGAGGGAGAGGAAGGCGAAGCGTTGATCAAGCCTTGCGCCGAGCCTTCAGCGCCAGCCTTGACCGCTTTGCGACTggtgatgatgaggaggaggaggatgaggagttcGTGCTGAGGCTCGAGGAATTGGCCCTCGAGCTCCAGCGGCAACAGGGAGACGGCAGCGAGGAGGTGACCGTTTCAGAGTCGTGGAGGAGTGGAGGAGGTGAGGCCTTGTCTTCCTCTGCGTCGTTTTGCTCTGATTCGAGCCCGGCGCCTTCTCCTTTGCCCTTGACGAGCAAGCAAGATCCGTCGACCGAGGCACCGTGGGTCCCGGTCCGGCCGGAACCGCCGGAGTGGCCCGACCAGATCGTGCCGGCGAGCGTGGAGAAGAACGCGAACAGCGTGGAGCTACCGCTCTCGCTCCGGATCATAAAGCGGAAGAAGCGGTGGGAGGACGGTTGGTTCCGGGAGGCGGGCGAGTCAGCCTGCTGCTCCGTCAAGCGGGCCTTCTCGTCCATGGTGTTCATGATCCGGGAGATCCAGAGCTACACTCTCCAGATGCGGGAGGTGATCTTCCGCGAGGATCTCCAGGGGATCCTGTCGCGGGTACAACGGGAGATGAACTCCTCCTTCGTCTGGCTCTTTCAGCAGGTCTTCTCGTGCACCCCGACCCTCATGGTCTCTGTCATGCTCCTCTTAGCCAACTTCACTGTCTTCTCCATGGGCCACCTCGAGGCCGCAGCCATGGCCGCGCCCAACCCGCCGACCCAGTCGATGGTTGAGACCATCGTAGTGGAAGACCATCGCCAGACCCATCACAACTTCTCCATCAAGAACTTCTCCTCCACTGGGAGGACCGCTTCCATCGGAGGTGGCGGTGGGGGGAAGGCGAAGCCGGTGGCCGGTGCCACCGGCGACGGGCGGTCGGATGACAGGTCCCTCTCATACAGGACGATTCTCCCCGACGGCGTTTCGACAGCGCCAGGGGCGATGAACACCGAGGAGGGAAAAGGAGCAAGTGGCGAGGGCGAGTCGGAAGCGGTTGCGGGGGCAGAAGAGCAGCAGGAAGAGGAGGCGAGGCTCTGGAAGGCGATACTGGAAGAGGCGTCGAAGACGCAAGCGAGGGACGAGGCGTTGATGGACCCGGAGACGCTACGCCGCTTCGTCTCGCCCGTGACGGTCGTGCTGGAGCCCGACGACCTCGCGGACTACCTGCGGATGGAGATAATGTACCATCAAGCCCTGTCGCAGGACCCGGAGAACACTCTTCTCCTCGCCAACTTCGCTCAATTCCTCTATCTCGTCCTCCACGATCACGACAG GGCGGAACACTACTACAAGAGGGCGGCGGGGACGGAGCCGAAGGACGCGGAGGCATTGAGTCGCTACGCGAGCTTCCTGTGGCTGGCGAGGAAGGATCTGGTGGCAGCGGAGGAGACCTACCTGGAAGCCATCGCCGCGGATCCCGGCAACGCCGTCCACGCCGCCAACTACGCCCATTTCTTGTGGAGCACCGGCGGCGAGGACACTTGCTATCCCCCGGAGGGCGACAATGCATGGCGGTAG
- the LOC135619391 gene encoding transcription factor MYB119-like: MKSSGLCPTLDRVLFFDMDPAAARPHGFAGRTPPCSPVRPPPPLMSSERFLSGYGQEEPCVFRGPAEKRAQDHGDPERSAGSLIGAIGITPNAGILLNASSFYGDLVSDSCKNEVVKKEDRGGEKQVRSSSWSSTNGDATAAYVVKGQWTAEEDSQLVRLVKQHGVRKWSYISRNMFGRIGKQCRERWHNHLRPDIKKAMWTEEEERQLIEAHMKFGNRWAEIARHMSGRSENSIKNHWNATKRKMNAKTSRRGNPDNGGRCPPSVLREYIQSKNTLDFNKTCSTKTTPSSTSTQDSTGSMEERLLHTRSAGGLQRGETHGSFMHGSALNRLAFDACHCMPTPCIGGGCYQPTAHSCSNKFSESSRSTHLHSRNYASASTTDVIGMDNTWELLKARASSTSRNRDLDLVEMLSLQFSSSSQSSSSHSALHVANSKCF; this comes from the exons ATGAAGAGTTCCGGCTTGTGTCCCACTCTTGACCGTGTCCTCTTCTTTGACATGGACCCAGCAGCTGCACGTCCCCATGGCTTTGCAGGGAGGACCCCTCCCTGTAGTCCTGTTCGGCCGCCTCCTCCTTTGATGTCTTCGGAGAGGTTCCTTTCCGGTTATGGCCAAGAGGAGCCATGTGTTTTCCGGGGTCCTGCAGAGAAGAGGGCACAAGATCATGGAGATCCAGAACGGTCGGCTGGTTCCCTGATTGGTGCAATAGGTATTACTCCTAATGCTGGTATTCTGTTGAATGCTTCCAGCTTTTATGGCGATCTTGTTAGCGATAGCTGCAAGAATGAGGTGGTGAAAAAGGAGGACCGTGGAGGAGAGAAGCAGGTGCGAAGCAGCTCATGGTCCTCGACTAATGGTGATGCTACTGCTGCATATGTCGTCAAAGGACAGTGGACAGCGGAGGAAGATAG TCAGTTAGTTCGATTGGTGAAGCAACATGGCGTCAGGAAATGGTCTTACATTTCTAGGAACATGTTCGGTAGGATCGGGAAGCAGTGCAGAGAAAGATGGCATAATCATCTGCGCCCGGACATCAAg AAGGCTATGTGgacggaggaagaggagaggcaACTAATAGAAGCTCACATGAAGTTCGGAAACAGATGGGCCGAGATCGCAAGACATATGTCAGGCAGATCTGAGAACTCCATTAAGAACCACTGGAATGCCACCAAAAGGAAGATGAACGCCAAGACGAGCCGCAGAGGAAACCCAGACAACGGCGGAAGATGCCCTCCCTCCGTTCTGCGAGAGTACATCCAGAGCAAGAATACCCTCGACTTCAACAAAACATGCAGCACCAAGACAACACCATCATCCACATCAACTCAAGATTCCACCGGCAGCATGGAAGAACGTCTCCTACACACGCGGTCAGCGGGAGGACTCCAGAGAGGGGAAACCCATGGTTCTTTCATGCATGGCTCGGCACTCAATCGTCTGGCCTTCGATGCGTGTCACTGCATGCCAACGCCTTGCATTGGCGGAGGTTGCTATCAACCAACTGCACACAGCTGCAGCAACAAGTTCAGTGAGTCCAGTCGCAGCACTCATCTACATTCCCGGAATTACGCGTCCGCTTCAACGACTGATGTGATTGGAATGGATAACACTTGGGAGCTTCTGAAAGCTCGAGCTTCTTCGACGAGTAGAAACAGAGACTTGGATCTGGTAGAGATGTTATCCCTGcagttctcttcctcctctcagaGTAGCAGCAGCCACAGTGCGTTACACGTTGCTAATTCCAAGTGCTTTTGA
- the LOC135618580 gene encoding auxin transporter-like protein 4 — protein sequence MPPQTQAEEAAIVASGIAAFNSEMEQGSGGKEADGGRDSAFTMKSLLWHGGSTWDAWFSCSSNQVAQVLLTLPYSFSQLGMLSGVILQLFYGIMGSWTAYLISVLYVEYRTRKEKENVSFSNHVIQWYEVLDGLLGRYWKAAGLAFNCTFLLFGSVIQLIACASNIYYINDRLDKRTWTYIFGACCATTVFIPSFHNYRLWSFLGLGMTTYTAWYLTIAAVVHGQAEGVAHSGPTKLVLYFTGATNILYTFGGHAVTVEIMHAMWRPQKFKYIYLLATLYVFTLTLPSAAAVYWAFGDQLLTHSNAFSLLPRSGWRDAAVILMLIHQFITFGFACTPLYFVWEKVIGVHDTRSICLRALARLPVVIPIWFLAIVFPFFGPINSAVGALLVSFTVYIIPALAHMLTYRTQSARQNAAEKPPLFLPSWAAMYAVNAFVVGWVLVVGFGIGGWASMTNFINQVDTFGLFAKCYQCPKTQPPPAPAPQQHH from the exons ATGCCGCCGCAGACGCAAGCCGAGGAGGCTGCCATCGTGGCCAGCGGCATCGCTGCCTTCAACAGTGAGATGGAGCAGGGGAGCGGCGGCAAGGAAGCGGACGGAGGGAGGGACTCCGCGTTCACCATGAAGAGCCTCCTCTGGCACGGCGGCTCCACCTGGGATGCCTGGTTCAGCTGCTCCTCCAATCAA GTGGCGCAGGTGCTGCTGACGCTGCCGTACTCGTTCTCGCAGCTGGGGATGCTGTCCGGGGTGATCCTGCAGCTGTTCTATGGCATCATGGGCAGCTGGACGGCGTACCTCATCAGCGTTCTCTACGTCGAGTACCGGACTCGGAAGGAGAAGGAAAACGTCAGCTTCAGCAACCACGTTATCCAG TGGTACGAGGTGCTTGATGGACTGCTGGGGCGGTACTGGAAGGCCGCCGGCCTCGCCTTCAACTGTACCTTCCTCCTCTTCGGCTCAGTCATCCAGCTCATCGCCTGTGCCAG CAACATATACTACATCAATGATCGGCTGGATAAGAGGACATGGACGTACATCTTTGGCGCCTGCTGCGCCACCACCGTGTTCATACCCTCCTTCCACAACTACAGGTTATGGTCCTTCCTCGGCCTCGGCATGACCACCTACACCGCCTGGTACCTCACCATCGCCGCCGTCGTCCACGGCCAG GCGGAAGGCGTGGCGCACTCGGGTCCGACGAAGCTGGTGCTGTACTTCACCGGAGCCACCAACATACTCTACACCTTCGGCGGCCACGCGGTCACCGT GGAGATAATGCACGCCATGTGGAGGCCGCAAAAGTTCAAGTACATCTACCTACTGGCGACGCTGTACGTGTTCACGCTGACGCTGCCGTCGGCGGCTGCCGTGTACTGGGCCTTCGGGGACCAGCTGCTGACGCACTCCAACGCCTTCTCGCTGCTGCCAAGGTCCGGGTGGAGGGACGCCGCCGTCATCCTCATGCTCATCCACCAGTTCATCACCTTCGGCTTCGCCTGCACCCCGCTCTACTTCGTGTGGGAGAAGGTGATCGGAGTGCACGACACCCGGAGTATTTGCCTGCGAGCCTTGGCTCGCCTCCCCGTCGTCATCCCCATCTGGTTCCTGGCCATCGTCTTCCCCTTCTTCGGGCCCATCAACTCCGCGGTGGGCGCGCTCCTCGTCAGCTTCACCGTCTACATCATTCCTGCTCTGGCTCACATGCTCACCTACCGGACGCAGTCTGCACGACAG AATGCCGCCGAGAAGCCGCCCTTGTTCTTGCCAAGCTGGGCGGCGATGTACGCGGTGAACGCCTTCGTGGTGGGGTGGGTGCTCGTGGTCGGCTTCGGGATCGGCGGGTGGGCCAGCATGACCAACTTCATCAACCAGGTCGACACCTTCGGGCTCTTCGCCAAGTGCTACCAGTGCCCTAAGACACAGCCACCCCCTGCGCCCGCACCACAGCAGCATCACTGA